From Edaphobacter lichenicola, the proteins below share one genomic window:
- a CDS encoding CsbD family protein produces MKGLPWILAGIGVGIAVTFVLFVDLSDQPEPAYDIGYDGFTDAARKTFAWGTRKHAEGKVGSFAGAIKQGAGKLIGNQDLAAKGAADRVIGNVKEAAGHVGEAVGQTLHDLNQ; encoded by the coding sequence ATGAAGGGACTCCCATGGATCCTGGCCGGCATCGGAGTCGGCATCGCCGTAACGTTCGTGCTGTTCGTCGATCTCTCAGATCAACCCGAGCCAGCCTACGACATCGGTTATGACGGTTTCACCGACGCCGCCCGCAAGACCTTCGCCTGGGGCACCAGGAAGCATGCCGAGGGCAAGGTCGGTTCTTTCGCCGGCGCCATCAAGCAGGGCGCAGGCAAGCTCATCGGCAACCAGGACCTGGCCGCCAAAGGCGCTGCGGACCGCGTCATAGGCAACGTGAAAGAAGCTGCAGGACACGTCGGCGAAGCCGTCGGACAGACCCTCCACGATCTGAACCAATAG
- a CDS encoding DUF3606 domain-containing protein, translating to MSHPDPARPHEHEEVEKSKARTAHAEHVEPEKGPHDPKEINPKMSSDVHYWAKEFGVTGDQLHEAIRVHGTHVEKVRAALSHHKS from the coding sequence ATGTCTCATCCAGATCCGGCACGGCCGCATGAACACGAAGAAGTTGAGAAGTCCAAAGCTCGTACCGCTCACGCGGAACATGTTGAGCCAGAGAAGGGCCCGCATGACCCGAAGGAGATCAATCCGAAGATGTCGTCCGATGTTCACTACTGGGCGAAGGAGTTTGGTGTGACGGGGGATCAGCTGCATGAGGCGATCCGGGTGCATGGGACGCATGTTGAGAAGGTTCGCGCTGCGCTGAGTCATCACAAGAGCTAA
- a CDS encoding PEGA domain-containing protein: protein MRSLFASLLLVLSGFGNPVLGQSGQSAQSAKPPAAPVNPPVASPTGPPPPNTLQDGTAIKLRLAENLTSATAKTGQQVSFETIDETDVDGVMVIAKGAQALATITFAEPKRAMGRPGKLDVNIDSVRLVDGEKAALAATQNAKGGGHTGAMTAGMVGTAIVFFPAAPLLLFIHGKDITIPKGTEVTAFVSGNMKLDMAHFAPISPSGVAVASATAAPSGLTIEASVPNCDIEVDGSFVGSTPSTLNLTPGKHQIVVKKTGYQDWSRSMMVGTGAIRLSAEMVGK, encoded by the coding sequence ATGCGTTCCCTCTTTGCTTCCCTTCTGTTGGTTCTCTCTGGATTCGGCAATCCCGTCCTTGGACAAAGCGGACAATCAGCACAGTCTGCTAAACCTCCTGCGGCTCCGGTCAACCCACCGGTAGCGTCACCCACCGGACCACCCCCACCAAACACCTTGCAGGACGGAACAGCAATCAAGCTGCGGCTAGCGGAGAACCTTACCTCTGCGACCGCGAAGACGGGTCAGCAGGTCTCCTTCGAAACCATCGACGAGACCGACGTTGACGGGGTAATGGTCATCGCCAAAGGCGCACAAGCACTGGCGACGATCACATTCGCCGAACCAAAGCGAGCCATGGGCCGCCCCGGAAAACTCGACGTCAACATCGACAGCGTTCGCTTGGTCGATGGCGAAAAAGCAGCTCTGGCCGCGACCCAAAACGCAAAGGGCGGCGGTCACACCGGAGCCATGACTGCAGGAATGGTAGGAACGGCAATCGTCTTCTTCCCGGCCGCTCCTCTCCTGCTCTTCATCCACGGCAAAGACATCACCATTCCCAAAGGAACAGAAGTCACCGCCTTCGTCTCAGGAAACATGAAGCTGGACATGGCGCACTTCGCCCCAATAAGTCCTTCCGGCGTCGCAGTAGCGAGCGCAACCGCAGCACCCTCCGGCCTGACGATAGAAGCAAGCGTACCCAACTGCGACATAGAAGTAGACGGCAGCTTCGTAGGCAGCACTCCATCAACGCTGAATCTAACGCCAGGCAAACACCAGATCGTTGTAAAGAAAACCGGCTATCAGGATTGGTCACGCAGCATGATGGTAGGAACCGGAGCGATCAGGTTGAGTGCCGAGATGGTCGGTAAATAA
- the gyrA gene encoding DNA gyrase subunit A yields the protein MADDLFPQDPKNPNAPSPQDANSNNPPPAGSPPDGSTVQGRGAAFMLSINIEEEMRRSYLDYSMSVIIGRALPDVRDGLKPVHRRILYGMQEMGLQFNKKYTKSAKVVGHVMGNYHPHGDSAIYDTMVRLAQPFSLRYLLVDGQGNFGSVDGDSAAAMRYTESRLTRLAGEMLADIDYDTVDFSPNYDESSLEPTVLPARVPNLIVNGSSGIAVGMATNIPPHNLTEIVNACISLLQKSPQDHRPDLDLVLEHVLGPDFPTGGYLFGKTNIPQAYRTGRGRFMMRAKCSIENISGGRQAIIVTEIPYQVNKSKLIERIAELVNEGVITDIARDEFRDESDRDGMRIVIGLKRGAESQIVLNQLHKHTQMQESFSMIFLAVHNGQPKELPLDQAIRAFLDHRTEVVRRRTAFLLAKARDREHILLGYQIALDHLDNVIKIIRQSSSRADARENLFSYFSNKRINLRGTELRGVTLDPAKYGVDMTFSTTGTLILSYKQIDAILELQLYRLTQLSIDELLKELAEVRDNITEFESILASPAKLRKVIVKELTEIRDKYGDARRTQIIDETAELQLEDLITDEQVAVTVSNTGYLKRTPISIYRQQRRGGTGRLGMKTREEDFVAQLIIDSTHAYLLCFTNTGRVYWLKVYEVPDVGAAGKGKAMASLVALQPGEKVVTILPVKDLEEENKYILFATRNGTVKKTALKDFSNVMARGIIAINIEKDDELIIARITDGQQVIFIATHDGMAIRFNEQDLRPMGRPATGNRGITLKKGDYVIGAAVTPSNEARNKTRLERAAQKGLTDQVEAAIDEATESTEAQPLELAEPGELAAPVASAEVAAKLEKLDKQLGLTPCLVLTVSENGFGKRTDVDQYRLQSRGGKGVINMKTTPKIGKVTSIQLVDDTTEMMVISQFGKIIRIDTKSVRAAGRSTQGVKLLDLEDQDKVAAAVVIPPEEAKIQPEEGTLLQ from the coding sequence ATGGCAGACGATCTGTTTCCGCAGGACCCAAAGAATCCCAACGCACCCTCCCCGCAGGACGCGAACTCTAACAACCCTCCCCCGGCAGGATCTCCGCCCGACGGCTCGACCGTTCAGGGCCGCGGCGCCGCGTTTATGCTCTCCATCAATATAGAAGAGGAGATGCGGAGGTCGTACCTCGACTACTCGATGTCGGTGATCATCGGGCGGGCGTTGCCGGACGTCCGCGACGGCTTGAAGCCTGTTCATCGGCGCATCCTCTATGGCATGCAGGAGATGGGTCTTCAGTTCAACAAGAAGTACACGAAGTCCGCCAAGGTCGTTGGTCACGTGATGGGTAACTATCATCCCCACGGCGACTCGGCTATCTACGACACTATGGTCCGGCTGGCTCAGCCATTTTCTCTCCGCTATCTCTTAGTAGATGGTCAGGGGAACTTCGGCTCCGTCGATGGCGACTCCGCTGCTGCCATGCGTTACACCGAGTCGCGCCTCACTCGCCTCGCTGGGGAGATGCTGGCGGACATCGACTACGACACGGTTGACTTCTCTCCTAACTACGATGAGTCGTCGCTTGAGCCTACCGTGCTCCCGGCCCGCGTGCCGAACCTTATCGTCAATGGCAGCTCCGGCATCGCCGTTGGCATGGCGACGAACATTCCGCCGCACAATCTGACGGAGATTGTGAACGCCTGCATCTCGCTGCTGCAGAAGTCTCCGCAGGATCATCGGCCTGATTTGGATCTGGTGCTCGAGCATGTCCTTGGGCCTGACTTCCCGACGGGCGGCTATCTCTTCGGCAAGACGAATATTCCCCAGGCTTATCGCACTGGCCGGGGACGCTTCATGATGCGTGCCAAGTGCAGCATTGAAAACATCTCAGGCGGGCGTCAGGCGATCATCGTCACTGAGATTCCTTATCAGGTCAACAAGTCCAAATTGATCGAACGCATCGCCGAGTTAGTTAATGAGGGCGTCATCACCGACATTGCACGCGATGAGTTTCGTGATGAGTCGGACCGTGATGGCATGCGTATCGTTATCGGCCTCAAGCGTGGAGCCGAGAGCCAGATTGTGCTGAATCAACTGCACAAACATACGCAGATGCAGGAGTCGTTCTCGATGATCTTCCTGGCTGTCCACAACGGCCAGCCGAAGGAGCTTCCGCTCGATCAGGCTATTCGGGCGTTCCTCGATCACCGCACCGAGGTGGTCCGTCGCCGGACTGCGTTCCTGCTCGCGAAGGCTCGCGACCGCGAACATATTCTGCTTGGCTACCAGATTGCGCTTGACCATCTGGACAACGTCATCAAGATTATTCGTCAGTCTTCCAGCCGCGCCGATGCTCGCGAGAACCTGTTCTCTTACTTCTCGAATAAGCGCATCAACCTGCGTGGGACCGAGTTGCGCGGTGTTACGCTCGACCCTGCGAAGTACGGCGTCGATATGACGTTCAGCACAACCGGGACGCTGATTCTCTCCTACAAGCAGATCGATGCGATCCTGGAACTGCAGCTCTATCGCCTGACGCAGCTCTCTATCGATGAGCTGCTGAAGGAGCTCGCTGAAGTTCGCGATAACATCACGGAGTTCGAGTCGATTCTGGCTTCGCCGGCGAAGTTGCGCAAGGTGATCGTCAAGGAGCTTACCGAGATCCGCGACAAGTATGGCGACGCGCGACGTACGCAGATCATCGACGAGACCGCTGAGCTGCAGCTCGAAGACCTTATCACTGATGAGCAGGTCGCCGTTACGGTTTCGAATACTGGATATCTGAAGCGGACGCCTATCTCTATCTATCGACAGCAGCGTCGTGGCGGTACGGGGCGGCTTGGGATGAAGACTCGTGAAGAGGATTTTGTCGCGCAGCTCATCATCGATTCGACGCATGCGTATCTGCTTTGCTTTACAAATACTGGGCGCGTTTATTGGCTCAAGGTGTATGAAGTTCCCGATGTTGGCGCGGCCGGCAAGGGCAAGGCTATGGCTTCGCTGGTGGCGCTGCAGCCTGGGGAGAAGGTCGTTACGATTCTTCCGGTCAAGGATCTTGAGGAAGAGAACAAGTACATCTTGTTTGCGACCCGCAATGGCACTGTGAAGAAGACAGCGCTGAAGGACTTCTCGAATGTGATGGCGCGCGGGATTATCGCTATCAATATTGAGAAGGATGATGAGCTGATCATTGCGCGGATTACGGACGGGCAGCAGGTGATCTTTATCGCTACGCATGATGGGATGGCGATTCGCTTCAATGAGCAGGATCTGCGTCCTATGGGGCGGCCGGCTACGGGAAATCGCGGCATTACGCTGAAGAAGGGCGACTATGTGATTGGGGCGGCGGTGACGCCTTCGAACGAGGCGCGCAACAAGACACGGCTGGAACGTGCTGCTCAGAAAGGGCTTACGGACCAGGTGGAGGCGGCAATCGACGAGGCCACGGAGTCGACTGAGGCGCAGCCGCTGGAGCTTGCGGAGCCTGGGGAGTTGGCTGCTCCGGTGGCTTCGGCTGAGGTTGCGGCGAAGCTTGAAAAGCTGGATAAACAGCTGGGTTTGACGCCTTGCCTGGTGCTTACGGTGAGTGAGAATGGGTTTGGCAAGCGGACCGATGTTGATCAATATCGCCTGCAATCGCGTGGTGGTAAAGGGGTTATCAATATGAAGACAACTCCTAAGATCGGCAAGGTTACGAGCATTCAGCTTGTGGATGACACGACGGAGATGATGGTGATCAGCCAGTTTGGGAAGATCATTCGCATTGATACGAAGAGTGTTAGGGCGGCTGGGCGTAGTACGCAGGGGGTGAAGCTGCTGGACCTGGAGGATCAGGACAAGGTGGCCGCCGCCGTCGTCATACCGCCCGAAGAGGCGAAGATACAGCCTGAAGAAGGCACTTTGTTGCAGTAA
- a CDS encoding TonB-dependent siderophore receptor, which produces MKQTTRKTTTSGKKKSRLRIGGSRGWIAAGTLAAYAAMGATKAAMASVEKVDPAASGAVDASLPLKKFDIPAGPLDAAVKAFERATGLTVKVVLPSGTVAGFNSQGVVGLYREDEALRLLLEGTGLNYRVEDATTMLVGVQAKDTVSVTDSVTNSVSLSKFTEPLIDTPQSVNVVPQFVLKDEGVSTLRDALRNVPGISLAAGEAGAQGDNLTIRGFTARNDIFLDGIRDFGSYYRDAFNYEQVEALEGPAGIQFGRGSTGGVINQESKVPVVQQFVNVQTQFGTDKTRRLTADINEPELDVLGGTAYRVNLMGQEGGVAGRDYAEVRRFGIAPSVSIGLNTKTRATLSYLHMTESDTPDYGLPWFNNAVAPGSIRHSYYGFPDENYLKTNDDILTFKAEHEFSPNLNLHTIARAANYPRQAQITEPQICSNAPASVPVGGFVSSLPTSAVNTALPCAYTAASDPSKIIVNRNQIQTKSVEGDLWDQTEVTARFKTFGTKHALVAGVEGGQEISNPIRTSYTINKVNTVPTANLIDPNAQQPFGGTGYISSIVHTKAKSVGIYFVDTIKLGRLFEASGGVRWDRFDTGYNLYQPTPPTGGTVTAPVAPISRIDEQPSYRAAFVYKPSSRGTVYFDYGTSFNPAAESLSLSIGLANSSAAPEENETYEVGAKWSFLNERLLAEGSWFRTEKDNARETDPTNSNNIVAAGNQLVKGVQFSLVGRLPEGMDIVAGYAYLDSAVIFSKFFPTSVGFPLANVPKQTFNLFVTHRLPLRLNVGLGGNYVASRTASSTVPYVPTAYSGPISYLTASGAPAVHYQVLATEMKQVPGYWIFNAMVRRPLTDRLELQANVNNLLNRYYIDLPHPSHLIPGAGANAQIGINFKF; this is translated from the coding sequence ATGAAGCAGACGACGCGCAAGACGACAACATCAGGGAAGAAGAAGAGCCGGTTAAGGATTGGCGGGAGTCGCGGGTGGATCGCGGCAGGAACGCTGGCGGCTTATGCGGCGATGGGCGCCACGAAGGCGGCGATGGCCTCGGTCGAGAAAGTAGATCCGGCGGCCAGTGGGGCGGTGGACGCGTCGTTGCCTCTAAAGAAGTTTGATATTCCGGCAGGTCCGCTCGATGCGGCGGTGAAGGCGTTTGAGAGAGCGACCGGGTTGACCGTGAAGGTTGTGCTGCCGTCAGGAACTGTGGCAGGGTTCAACTCGCAGGGAGTCGTGGGGCTCTATCGCGAAGATGAAGCGCTGCGCCTGCTGCTGGAAGGAACTGGCCTGAACTACCGCGTGGAAGATGCCACGACGATGCTCGTAGGCGTCCAGGCGAAGGATACCGTCTCTGTAACTGATTCGGTCACGAATTCGGTCTCACTCTCGAAGTTCACCGAGCCATTGATCGACACGCCGCAGAGCGTCAACGTGGTGCCGCAGTTTGTGCTCAAAGATGAGGGTGTCTCCACTCTGCGCGACGCTCTACGCAACGTGCCAGGCATCAGTCTGGCGGCAGGCGAGGCAGGCGCACAGGGCGACAACCTGACCATTCGCGGCTTCACCGCACGCAACGATATCTTTCTCGACGGTATCCGCGACTTCGGAAGCTACTACCGCGACGCCTTCAACTACGAGCAAGTCGAGGCGCTTGAAGGGCCCGCAGGCATCCAGTTCGGACGCGGTTCAACCGGCGGAGTCATTAACCAGGAGAGCAAGGTTCCTGTCGTGCAGCAGTTCGTTAATGTGCAGACACAGTTCGGCACCGATAAGACCCGCAGGCTCACGGCGGACATCAACGAACCGGAGCTCGATGTGCTGGGTGGCACGGCCTATCGCGTCAACCTCATGGGGCAGGAGGGCGGTGTCGCTGGCCGGGACTACGCAGAGGTACGAAGGTTCGGCATCGCGCCCTCAGTCTCAATCGGACTGAACACAAAGACGCGCGCGACCCTGAGCTACCTGCACATGACCGAGAGCGATACGCCGGACTACGGGCTGCCGTGGTTCAACAACGCAGTCGCACCCGGGTCCATTCGGCATAGCTACTACGGCTTCCCCGATGAAAACTACCTCAAGACAAACGACGATATTCTGACGTTCAAGGCCGAGCACGAATTTTCGCCCAACCTGAATCTCCATACCATCGCACGTGCCGCAAACTATCCCCGTCAGGCTCAGATCACGGAGCCGCAGATCTGCTCGAACGCCCCGGCGAGCGTGCCGGTCGGTGGATTCGTATCGTCGTTGCCCACCTCGGCCGTGAACACAGCATTACCCTGTGCCTACACTGCCGCCAGCGATCCGAGCAAGATCATCGTCAACCGAAATCAGATCCAGACCAAAAGCGTCGAAGGCGACCTGTGGGACCAGACCGAGGTCACGGCGCGCTTCAAAACGTTCGGCACAAAGCACGCCCTGGTAGCTGGAGTGGAGGGCGGGCAGGAGATCTCGAACCCGATCAGAACCAGCTACACCATCAACAAGGTCAACACCGTGCCCACAGCGAACCTGATCGATCCAAATGCCCAGCAGCCGTTCGGAGGCACCGGTTACATCAGCTCGATCGTGCATACAAAAGCAAAAAGTGTCGGGATCTACTTTGTCGATACCATCAAGCTTGGACGCCTCTTCGAAGCGAGCGGCGGCGTCAGATGGGATAGGTTCGATACTGGTTACAATTTGTATCAACCCACCCCTCCCACAGGCGGAACCGTCACGGCGCCAGTCGCGCCCATCAGCCGCATCGACGAGCAGCCGAGCTACCGCGCAGCCTTCGTCTACAAGCCCTCGAGCCGGGGAACTGTGTACTTCGACTACGGAACCAGCTTCAATCCCGCAGCCGAATCGTTGAGCTTGAGCATCGGCCTCGCCAACAGCTCCGCAGCTCCAGAGGAAAATGAAACCTACGAGGTCGGCGCAAAGTGGAGCTTCCTCAACGAGCGGCTTCTGGCCGAAGGTTCCTGGTTCAGGACCGAGAAGGACAATGCACGCGAGACCGACCCGACGAACTCGAACAACATCGTGGCAGCAGGAAACCAACTAGTCAAAGGCGTGCAGTTCTCGCTGGTAGGAAGGCTGCCGGAGGGAATGGATATCGTCGCCGGATATGCGTACCTCGATAGCGCCGTTATCTTCTCAAAATTCTTCCCTACCTCCGTCGGATTCCCCCTGGCCAACGTACCCAAACAGACCTTCAACCTCTTTGTGACCCACCGCCTCCCGCTGCGGCTGAACGTTGGATTGGGCGGAAACTACGTAGCCAGCCGCACCGCCAGCTCCACGGTCCCCTATGTCCCGACCGCCTACTCCGGTCCCATCAGCTATCTCACCGCAAGCGGAGCACCAGCCGTTCACTACCAGGTACTCGCGACAGAGATGAAGCAGGTTCCCGGCTACTGGATCTTCAACGCAATGGTCCGGCGGCCTTTGACCGATCGCCTGGAGCTGCAGGCGAACGTCAACAATCTGCTCAATCGCTACTACATCGATCTGCCGCATCCCAGCCACTTGATTCCAGGCGCCGGAGCCAACGCGCAGATCGGAATCAACTTCAAGTTCTAA